GGCGGCTGTGGCGCCTGTCGCGCGTGCCGCTGCTGGACAGCGACGACGGGCTGCTCTGTGCCGTCGGGATCGAGGATGGCCTGTCCGACAGCGTCACGCTGGTGCTCCAGGCCCGTCCGCCGCGGCTTGGGCCGGTGCAGTTGATGGCGACGTTCGCCGGCCGCCGCCTGGATGTGACTTTGCGTCTGGCGATGGGGCTGCCGTCGTCCGCCCTGGCCGATCTGCATGACAGTTTCCTCGCCGTGCTGGGCGACTGCCGGCTTGACGGCGCGCTGACCGTCGGTCCGCTGGCCGACGCCTGGCTCGGGCTGGACCAGCCCCTCTCCTCCGATCTGGCGCTGTAGCGGCAGGCCTCGGCCCCCACCCTCAACTGTTTGAAATCGGCCAGACCGGAGTCGGCTGTCCTGGCGGCGGTGGTGGCGGCGGCGGTGGTGGCGGCAGCGAGCGCAGCGATGCGCCGGCCGCCTCGCGCAGCGGGGCGAAGCCGGTCTCAGGAAAACGGCGGATCAGCGTCTGGTAGGACGCCCGCGCCACTTCCGTGCAGTTCAAAATGCGGAACTGGTCGCCCTGGCGCAGCAGGGCCGCGGCCTCGTCGGTCTTCACATGGCCGGTGATGGTGGACGCCACGGCATACCACCGGTCATAGGCCGTCCACATGCCGCGCACCGCCGCACCATCGCACCGGCCGGCGGTCAGCGCATTTTCAAGAGCTTGGCGGTAATCGCCGTCGGGCGCTTGTGACATTTGCGCGCAGCCTTGCAGGACGAGCAGGCAAGCAGCGATTGCGGCCGTTGCAAGGACGGGCGCCTTCGTTCCGGACATGGAACCTCCTGAAACGCTCATGCCCGGCGACCCTAGGCCATCAAGGTTAAACCAGCGTTCATGTTTGTAAGCGCAGGCTTTCACCATTTTCACTGCCGTTAACCATAGATGGCAAACGAATTAATGGTAGTCCGGAGCGATCACTCAAGAATCGCTGCGATATTCTAAGTAAAACCCCACATGAATAAAAATTTATCCAGTCTTTAGTCGAACGAAACCATTAAAACCACGTAAAACGGCATGTCTGGCTATGTCTATCCGGGTAGCCCAATCTGTTGACATGCCACCTTTCGATAGGTTCTTTTGAGGCTGTGATAAGCATGAGACATGAGCGCAATTGCGTAAAAAACGATGCTTTATCTAAGCTTGCTCGATAATGGAGAATCCAATGCAGGCCCTGCTGATTGAGCCAGCCGACCTGATCGCCGAAGCCATCGGCAAGCAACTGGCCCTGAGTAAGGTTAACCATGATCGCCTTGACCTGAATGGTCTGCGCGATCTGGTGGGCGGTCATGGCGCGGTCGACCTCCCCCATGACGCGATCATCATCGGCGATGTCGGCGATACCGAAGCCTGCGTCGCCATGCTCCGCGCCCGCAACGTGACCGCCGCGATCATCTGCCTGATCGAACGCCGCTGCGCCAACACCACCGCCGGCATCCTGCGGGCGGGGGCGGACGACGTGCTGGTCAAGCCGATCGTCAGCACCGAAATCCGCGCCCGGCTGGAAGCGATCCGCCGCCGCTCCTACGGGCTGACCAGCAACGCGGTGACGGTCGGCCGCCTCACCGTCTTCCTCGACGGCCGCGATCCGGAGGTCGATGGCGAACGCCTGCGCCTCAGCCAGCGGGAACATGCGATCCTGTCGGTCCTGGCCCTCAACCACCGCCGCGTGGTGTCGAAGGAGCATATCTACGAGGAGGTCTACGGCCTGTCCGGCTCCGATCCGCTCGACAAGGTGATCGACGTCTATATCTGCAAGCTGCGCAAGAAGATCGACACGGCGACCGGCGGCGGCCGCTACATCGAGACCGTCTATGGCCGCGGCTACAAGTTCGAGGCGCCTCCCGATCACATCGCCGCCGACCGCGCCCAGCTGATGCTGGACCGCTGGTCCGCCGTCGGCGGGCTGGCGGCCGGCCGTGTCCCTTTCATCCCGCCGGTGGTGCCGAGCGCCGCCGCCCGTGCCACCGTCCGCGCCGTCGGCCGGTAAAGGCCGGGGAATGTTGAAAGCCGACCGCTGATCCCGTCCGCCCACCCCGTTTTTTCCGTCCCTCCCGAACGCCCGCGATTTTTTACCCCGGCTTAAACCGGCTCCGTCATCTTCGAATTTGCCGCTCGCGCCCCCGCAAACTCAGATCGGGAAGGCCGGCGCGAAGGGCCCCGGCGTCAGAAAGGCGCCATGCATCTCACGAATGGAGATACCCATGGCCTCGATTCTGACCAACGCCTCGGCGATGACCGCGTTGCAGACCCTGCGTCACGTCACCGGTGACCTGGCGACCACGCAGGACCGCATCTCGACCGGCCTGAAGGTCAACAACGCCAAGGACAACGCCGCCTACTGGTCGATCGCCACCACCATGAAGGCCGACGTCGCCGGCTTCAAGGCGGTCAAGGAGTCGCTGGAACTCGGCTCCGGCACCACCAACACCGCATCGGTGGCCGCCAAGAACATCGTCGAGAACCTGCAGACGCTGAAGGCCCGCGTCATCGCCGGCCAGACCAACGGCGTCGACAAGTCGCTGATCCAGAACGACGTCGACCAGCTGGTGAAGCTGATCAAGGGTGCCGCCGCCGACGCGTCCTTCAACGGCGACAACCTGCTGCGCGTCACCTATTCCAACGACGGCACGGCCAAGGACCAGAACGTCTCGATCCTGGCCTCGCTCAGCCGCGGCAACGGCACGGTCGATCCCAGCTACATCGATTTCCAGCGCCAGGACCTGCGCGTCGAATCGATCGTCGGCAAGGCCACCATCGAGCAGCAGATCAATTCGACGAACGCCAAGAAGGCGTCGGTCGACATCAAGTTCGGCGCCCCTGGCGACACCTTCATCAACGGCCAGAATCTCGGCCTCGGCGCCCTGTCGCTGACGGTCACCAAGGAGGACGGCACCAAGGTCGACGTGTCGGTCGATCTGTCGGCGCAGAAGTACGACACCAACCTCGCCACCACCCAGGGCAACATCGCCACGGCGGTCAACACCGCCCTGACCGCCGCCGGCGGCGACTTCCAGGTCGCCTTCACCGGCGACACGCTTTCCTTCACCGACCAGGACAAGAACGCCGACGGCAACTTCACCGCCCAGGTGTCCGGCCTGTGGGTCGGCTCGAAGGAAAGCGACGCGTTCGGCGGCCTCGCCGACCTGACCCAGGTCGATGTCGTCAACAACTCGAAGAAGTCGCTCGAGGTCATCAACAAGCTGCTCGACACCGCCATCGGCAAGGCGTCGGTCATCGGCTCGATCGAGAACCGCGTGTCGGTGCAGAACGACTTCGTCTCCAAGCTGACCGACTCGATGAACAAGGGCATCGGCGCGCTGGTCGACGCCGACATGAACGAGGAATCGAGCCGTTTGCAGGCCCTCCAGGTCCAGCAGCAGCTCGCCACCCAGGCCCTGTCGATCGCCAACCAGGGTCCGCAGAACATCCTGTCGCTGTTCCGCTAAGCCGCCCGCGCGGGCGGCGTCATCGTCCGGGGCGGTGCCAGCCCCTCCCGGACGGTGGCGCCGCCCCGTCGGCCATGCCCGCTCCGGTCACGCCCGTTCGCGCCGGCCGGAGCGGGCATCGCCGACGGATCGCCGGCCCGGCGCCGGCCCATCCTCCGTCTTCAAGACCCATCGCAGGGGTGCGCCCATGAGCATCGCCGCCTATCACCAGACCATTGCCGAGTGCGACGATCCGCGAAAGATCGAATACCGGGTGTTCCTGCGCATCACCCTGGCGCTGGAGCAGAACCGCGACGCCGACTGGCGCTCCGCCGCGCTGAAGGACGCGCTGTGGCGGAACCTGGAGCTGTGGAACGCCCTGCGCGCCGACCTGCTGGAGGACGGCAACGCCCTGCCGGAGGCGTTGCGCGCCGGCCTGGTCTCGCTGTCCTTCGCGGTGAACCGCAACACCCAGCGGGTGCTGCGCGGCGAGGGCGGCATCGACCTGCTGCTGCACATCAACCGGTCGGTGATGCAGGGGCTTCAAGGCCCGGCCGCACCGGCGGCGCGCGAGCTGGTGACGGAGGAGCTGTCCTATGGCACTTAAGCTGCGCCTGAAGCCGTGCGAGCGGGTGGTGATCAACGGCTGCGTCGTCCAGAACGAGAACCGCCGCTACACCCTGACGATCTCCAATTTCGCCCAGATCATCCGTGGCAGCGACATCCTCCAGGAGGAGGACGCGGTCACCCCGGTGCGCCGCGCCTATTTCCTGATCCAGAGCATGCTGCTCGACCCGGCCGTCGCCGCCGGCGGCGGCGGCACGGTCGCGGAGATGATGGCCCAGCTCTACACCACCTTCAACCGGCCCGACATCCAGGACCGCATCGCCCGCGCCATGGGCCATATCGGCGAACGCGACTATTACAAGGCGCTGTCCGCCCTGCGTCCGGTGATGGAGTATGAGGGCACGCTGCTGTCGGCGGTGTCCCCGGCTCCTGCGGCGGCTGCGGCCCGCTCCAGCGACGGCATCGGCCACCACGCGGGAGGGTGACGCCATGCCCACTCCCGTCACCGGCGTGACCGGTCCGACCGGCGAGCGCTCCACCGCCAGCGCCGACATCATCGCCGAGGCGCGCCAGCGTCAGGCCGACCGTCTTCGCGCCGCCCAGGCCGAAACCACCAAACCGACGGAGGTGGTGGAGCGGACCGCCAAGACCGACGCCGCCGAGACGGAGGCGAAGCACGCCTCCCAGCCCTACCGCGTCAATCTCGCCCCAGGCAGCTGCCGGCTCTACACCGAGGTGCTCGACACCGCGACGGGCGAGGTCATCATGCGCATCCCCGCCGGTTATGGCGCCGAAACCGACGCCGTGGACGAGAACCCCGCCATCCCGCCCGAGGGCAAGGGGACGGACGGGACAGGCGGTGTGGTGAAGGGCGGTGAGGTGAAGGCATGACGACGCTCGTCGATCTGCGGGTCGCCAACAAGAATCATGACCGCTATGACCAGGCGGTGCGCAGCCGGCCGGCGGTGCAGCGCGCCATCTCCTACTTCCAGGACAATATCGGTAAGATCACCAGCACCGAGGATTTCATGAAGGACGACAAGCTCTACCGCTTCGTCCTCGACGCCTTCGACCTCGGCAGCCAGGCCAGGTCGCGCGGCCTGATCCGCAAGGTGCTGGAGGAGGGGGTGGGCGACAAATCCTCCACCGCCAACCGGATGAGCGACAGCAAGTTCCGGGAAATGGCCACCATCCTGGGCTTTGCCGAGAACCAGGGCGACAATCTGAAGAAGCCGGCGGTCGTCCAGGCCATCATCGACCGCTACGTCGCGGTGACGCTGGAGGTCGAATCGGAGGACAGGAACCCGGCGGTGCGCCTCGGCCTTTATTTCCAGAGGCGGTCGGCCAACATCTCCAACTGGTATCAGGTGATGGCCGACAACGCCCTGCGCAAGGTGGTCTACACCGCGCTGGGGCTGCCGGAGCAGACGGCGCTTCTGGATGTCGACAAGCAGAAGGCCCTGTTGGAAAAGCGGATGGACATCGCCGACCTGAAGAAGCCGGACAAGGTCGCCAAGCTGCTCGACCGCTTCGCCGCGATGTACGACATGCGGAATGGCGATGCCGCCGCGGCCGCGGCCATCCCGTCGATCGGCCCGGTCTCCCGCCGTGGGCGGGCGTCGATCATCTCCATCGATCCATCCATCACCATGACGCTGATGCGATTCCCGCGCTTCTGATCGGCCGCGGGGCTCGGCCTAGCGGGAGGAGTGCCGCCGTGCAGCCCCCAGCCGGCACCCCGCCGGATTCCCCCCCTCCACAGGACCGCAGGCCGCGCGACCGCATCCGGCCGCCGGCCACCACCGGCGCCGCCGCGGTCCACCTCGCCCGTCTCCTGCCGATGGAGGAGGAGGATGGGCGCGACGCGCTGCATATCCTGCCCCTGTCGATCCTGCCGCTGGAAACGCCGGGACTGCGCCGCGCCCGGCTGATCAAGAATGTCCGGCTGCAAACGGTGGCGGAGCTGTTCAACGACGCCCAGACCGGCAGCGGCCAGATCGGCCTCAACCAGCTGCCGAAATGCTTTTCCGCCGATGGGCCGGGCTTCCGCCGCGACCTGCGCAAGATCTTGCGGATCGGCGAGGCCGCCAGCTTCGACGTCTACAGCCTGCGGCTGGAGCTGCGCCGCCTGAACATCGATGTCGAGGAGGCGGGCGCCCTGCGCCTGTCGGCGGCCAAGCGGGCGGAGCTGACCAGCTACATGCGCGTCTTCACCCGCCCTCTGGTCGAGCATGTCTATGGCGGGCAGGGGGCGGACATCGCCAGCATGGACGATCTGGTGCGCCTGTTCGCCCAGCCCGACGTGGAGGAGGCGCGGCGCCGGCTGCAACTGACCGCCGACCGGCTCGACATTCCCTTGCAGGAGATCCCGGCCTTCCTGGAGGAATATGCCGACATCTTCCTGTCCCTGGCCTATTTCAAGCGCTGCCTGGACGACATCGTGCCGGACGTGCAGGGCTTCCTCGGCTGGATGGCGGAGCTGTTCCAGGTCAGCGAGGTGCGCCGTGACGCCCGCCAGCGCCGCATGCTGGACGAGATCGGCCATGACCTGACCGACATCGCCACCTCGATCACCGGCCGCTTCGAGAGCTTCGACAACCGTTCCCGCGATTTCTGGCGCGACATCAACCCGGAGAGCTTCCGCAGCATCCGCGACCTGATCGTCACCCATCACCTGACCATCGGCGGGGTGCTGTGCGGTCTGGCGGTGAAGATGAATCTGTGGAAGCACCGCTTCGCCCGCGGCGGCGGCCCGGTGCGCCGGCTGGAATTCATCCGTTCGGAGATCCTGCCCGGCCTCGCCCACATCAAGACCATCGAGCAGGCGTCCCGCAACAATATGGGTCTGTGAGGAGCAGCTTGAGAGCGTGCCGGGCAACTCAGGCGAAGCGCCTCGCCCCGGCGACGCACAGCACGACGATGCCGGCGGCGGCCACCA
Above is a window of Azospirillum sp. B510 DNA encoding:
- a CDS encoding winged helix-turn-helix domain-containing protein, yielding MQALLIEPADLIAEAIGKQLALSKVNHDRLDLNGLRDLVGGHGAVDLPHDAIIIGDVGDTEACVAMLRARNVTAAIICLIERRCANTTAGILRAGADDVLVKPIVSTEIRARLEAIRRRSYGLTSNAVTVGRLTVFLDGRDPEVDGERLRLSQREHAILSVLALNHRRVVSKEHIYEEVYGLSGSDPLDKVIDVYICKLRKKIDTATGGGRYIETVYGRGYKFEAPPDHIAADRAQLMLDRWSAVGGLAAGRVPFIPPVVPSAAARATVRAVGR
- a CDS encoding flagellin, with translation MASILTNASAMTALQTLRHVTGDLATTQDRISTGLKVNNAKDNAAYWSIATTMKADVAGFKAVKESLELGSGTTNTASVAAKNIVENLQTLKARVIAGQTNGVDKSLIQNDVDQLVKLIKGAAADASFNGDNLLRVTYSNDGTAKDQNVSILASLSRGNGTVDPSYIDFQRQDLRVESIVGKATIEQQINSTNAKKASVDIKFGAPGDTFINGQNLGLGALSLTVTKEDGTKVDVSVDLSAQKYDTNLATTQGNIATAVNTALTAAGGDFQVAFTGDTLSFTDQDKNADGNFTAQVSGLWVGSKESDAFGGLADLTQVDVVNNSKKSLEVINKLLDTAIGKASVIGSIENRVSVQNDFVSKLTDSMNKGIGALVDADMNEESSRLQALQVQQQLATQALSIANQGPQNILSLFR
- a CDS encoding flagellar biosynthesis regulator FlaF, which translates into the protein MSIAAYHQTIAECDDPRKIEYRVFLRITLALEQNRDADWRSAALKDALWRNLELWNALRADLLEDGNALPEALRAGLVSLSFAVNRNTQRVLRGEGGIDLLLHINRSVMQGLQGPAAPAARELVTEELSYGT
- a CDS encoding flagellar biosynthesis repressor FlbT, whose amino-acid sequence is MALKLRLKPCERVVINGCVVQNENRRYTLTISNFAQIIRGSDILQEEDAVTPVRRAYFLIQSMLLDPAVAAGGGGTVAEMMAQLYTTFNRPDIQDRIARAMGHIGERDYYKALSALRPVMEYEGTLLSAVSPAPAAAAARSSDGIGHHAGG
- a CDS encoding DUF1217 domain-containing protein, whose product is MTTLVDLRVANKNHDRYDQAVRSRPAVQRAISYFQDNIGKITSTEDFMKDDKLYRFVLDAFDLGSQARSRGLIRKVLEEGVGDKSSTANRMSDSKFREMATILGFAENQGDNLKKPAVVQAIIDRYVAVTLEVESEDRNPAVRLGLYFQRRSANISNWYQVMADNALRKVVYTALGLPEQTALLDVDKQKALLEKRMDIADLKKPDKVAKLLDRFAAMYDMRNGDAAAAAAIPSIGPVSRRGRASIISIDPSITMTLMRFPRF